A portion of the Rhizobium sp. BT04 genome contains these proteins:
- the istB gene encoding IS21-like element ISRel3 family helper ATPase IstB, with protein sequence MSATLDAIPSMIDRIRHDLVGLKMPRALEALDHVVRRLEHGELSALEAIDILLSEELTLRENSRIKTALRMGRLATIKTLAGFDFTFQPSLDRDRIFTLAQLGFVDRHEAVHFLGPPGTGKSHLATALGVEAVKAGKSVYFTNLADLIGSLARSEREGRLQERIRFFCRPSLLIVDEIGYLPVVQGGGNLFFQLVNARYERGAMILTSNRGFAEWGDVFGDPVVATALLDRLLHHAVVVQIEGSSYRLRQHAELMPEHVRSKALIAPPAFAPPQKPRGRPPKNPQFSLASTSA encoded by the coding sequence ATGAGCGCGACCCTCGATGCCATTCCATCCATGATCGACCGTATTCGCCATGATCTCGTCGGTCTGAAGATGCCGCGCGCACTGGAAGCACTCGACCATGTCGTGCGCCGCCTCGAGCACGGTGAGCTATCTGCCCTCGAGGCTATCGATATCCTGCTGTCCGAGGAACTGACCCTGCGCGAGAACAGCCGCATCAAGACCGCTTTAAGAATGGGCAGGTTAGCGACGATCAAAACCCTTGCCGGTTTCGACTTCACCTTCCAACCTTCCCTCGACCGAGATCGCATCTTCACCCTGGCCCAGCTTGGCTTCGTCGATCGACACGAGGCCGTGCATTTCCTCGGCCCACCTGGAACCGGTAAGAGTCATCTTGCCACGGCGCTCGGCGTCGAAGCCGTCAAAGCTGGAAAGAGCGTCTACTTCACGAACCTTGCCGACCTCATCGGTTCGCTGGCCCGTTCCGAACGGGAGGGTCGGCTTCAGGAGCGCATTCGCTTCTTCTGCAGGCCAAGCCTGCTGATCGTCGATGAGATCGGCTACCTGCCCGTCGTCCAGGGCGGCGGCAATCTATTCTTCCAACTCGTGAACGCCCGATATGAGCGAGGTGCGATGATCCTGACATCAAACCGCGGCTTCGCTGAATGGGGCGATGTCTTCGGCGATCCAGTTGTCGCAACGGCGCTGCTCGACAGACTGTTGCATCATGCCGTCGTCGTTCAGATCGAAGGATCGAGTTACCGATTGCGCCAGCATGCCGAACTGATGCCGGAGCATGTTCGCTCCAAAGCCCTCATCGCACCACCGGCATTCGCCCCACCTCAAAAGCCGCGCGGGCGGCCGCCGAAAAATCCTCAATTCTCCCTGGCATCCACGTCGGCATAA
- a CDS encoding IS3 family transposase (programmed frameshift): protein MTSSNFKMEVLAGPERRRRWSTAEKLAIIHETYEADATVSIVARRHGIQPNQLFAWRKLASQGALTATAAEEEVVPASEYRALQAQVKELQRLLGKKTMESEILKEALEIAGGPKKTSVALALSSEGDFGMKTVCETLGVARSNIAARAASSPSRARGRPPLPDRELVEHIKAIIADMPTYGYRRVHAILRRNARKDGRSWPNAKRVYRVMKLHNLLLVRHTGAVDDRLHDGQVAVERSNVRWCSDGFEIGCDNKEKVRVAFALDCCDREAIAHVATTQGIKSEDVQDLVITAVENRFGRINVLSEPIEWLTDNGSCFIAKDTASLLRDIGMEPCTTPVRSPQSNGMAEAFVKTFKRDYVSVNPTPDAETVIAQLPFWFEHYNNLHPHSALGYQSPREFISSRSQT, encoded by the exons ATGACTAGCAGCAATTTTAAGATGGAAGTCCTCGCCGGGCCGGAACGTCGGCGGCGTTGGAGCACGGCAGAGAAGCTGGCGATCATCCACGAAACCTATGAGGCGGACGCGACGGTGAGCATCGTCGCGCGTCGGCATGGCATCCAGCCGAACCAGTTGTTCGCCTGGCGCAAGCTGGCGTCCCAAGGGGCACTGACGGCGACGGCCGCCGAGGAGGAGGTCGTTCCGGCTTCCGAATACCGAGCACTTCAGGCCCAGGTGAAGGAGTTGCAACGCCTGTTGGGCAAGAAGACGATGGAGAGCGAAATCCTGAAGGAAGCTCTCGAAATCGCCGGTG GGCCCAAAAAAACATCTGTTGCGCTCGCTCTCTCTTCCGAGGGGGATTTTGGAATGAAGACCGTCTGCGAAACTCTAGGTGTCGCCCGCTCGAATATCGCCGCGCGTGCCGCAAGCTCCCCTTCCAGAGCCAGAGGACGCCCGCCACTCCCGGATCGAGAACTGGTGGAGCACATCAAGGCCATCATCGCCGACATGCCCACCTACGGCTATCGGCGTGTCCATGCCATCCTGCGTCGGAATGCCCGGAAAGATGGGCGTTCGTGGCCCAATGCCAAGCGCGTCTACCGGGTGATGAAGCTGCACAATCTGCTGCTGGTGCGTCATACCGGAGCGGTCGATGATCGCCTTCACGACGGCCAAGTCGCCGTCGAGCGTTCGAACGTCAGATGGTGCTCCGACGGCTTCGAGATCGGCTGTGACAACAAAGAGAAGGTCCGCGTCGCCTTCGCCCTCGACTGCTGCGACCGCGAGGCAATCGCCCATGTCGCCACCACGCAGGGCATCAAGAGCGAAGACGTGCAGGACCTCGTGATCACCGCTGTCGAGAACCGTTTCGGCCGCATCAACGTGCTATCCGAGCCCATCGAATGGCTCACCGACAACGGCTCCTGCTTCATCGCGAAGGACACCGCATCCTTGCTACGCGACATCGGCATGGAGCCGTGCACGACACCGGTGCGAAGCCCACAGTCGAACGGAATGGCGGAGGCGTTCGTCAAAACCTTCAAGCGCGACTACGTCTCGGTCAATCCAACCCCGGATGCTGAAACCGTCATCGCTCAACTGCCATTCTGGTTCGAGCATTACAACAATCTTCATCCACACAGTGCTTTAGGATATCAATCGCCGCGCGAGTTCATCAGCTCGCGATCTCAAACCTGA
- a CDS encoding IS5-like element ISRel20 family transposase: protein MSWTAIARREHNRDVLRFPSDLKDREWALIKPLIPPARRGGRRRTTNMRSVAEAILYIASSGCQWRILPGDFPPVSTVRGYFYAWRAIGLWQSINQLLVMAAREIEGREAQPTAGIIDSQSVKATQSGGISGYDAGKKIKGRKRQIVTDTLGFLIFVFIHAADIQDRDGAPHVLKAIRRRFPWLRHIFADGGYAGAKLRRAMSGHGDWTIEIVKRSDHAKGFVVLPKRWVVERTFAWLGRCRRLAKDWEKSIESATAWAQIASIRMLIRRIARYWIYE, encoded by the coding sequence ATGAGCTGGACTGCTATCGCTCGCCGTGAGCATAACCGAGACGTGCTTCGTTTTCCAAGTGATTTGAAGGACCGGGAATGGGCGTTGATCAAACCGCTGATCCCGCCAGCGCGTCGTGGCGGGCGGCGTCGGACGACGAATATGCGCTCGGTCGCGGAGGCGATCCTCTATATCGCCTCGAGCGGCTGCCAATGGCGCATACTGCCGGGCGATTTTCCGCCGGTTTCGACAGTGCGCGGTTATTTTTATGCTTGGCGCGCGATCGGACTGTGGCAGAGCATCAACCAGCTTCTGGTGATGGCGGCGCGGGAAATCGAGGGACGGGAGGCGCAACCGACGGCAGGGATTATCGACAGCCAAAGCGTCAAGGCCACGCAAAGCGGCGGAATATCCGGCTATGATGCAGGCAAGAAGATTAAGGGCCGCAAGCGTCAGATTGTCACCGATACGCTTGGATTTCTGATCTTCGTGTTCATCCATGCTGCCGACATACAGGATCGCGACGGCGCACCCCATGTCCTCAAGGCGATCCGCCGCCGTTTTCCGTGGCTGCGCCACATCTTCGCCGATGGTGGCTACGCCGGAGCCAAGTTGAGGCGAGCAATGAGCGGCCATGGTGACTGGACGATCGAAATCGTCAAGCGTTCGGATCACGCCAAGGGCTTCGTCGTCCTGCCCAAGAGATGGGTGGTGGAAAGGACTTTCGCCTGGCTTGGACGCTGCCGCCGTCTCGCCAAGGATTGGGAGAAATCGATCGAAAGCGCAACCGCATGGGCGCAAATCGCTTCAATCAGAATGCTCATAAGGCGCATCGCAAGGTATTGGATATACGAATGA
- a CDS encoding trehalose-6-phosphate synthase, protein MKCVRPQNTLGSSTVNCSECCALTEHEFLGCPVDPIDTQGRLIVVSNRIRRDASPGNNSGGLAVAVNAALKLRGGIWMGWSGNTDAEATSTKMTREGNVTYVEVDLTTADVRDYYNGFSNQTLWPLFHSFKDRAVLSEDYEVAYRRVNATFAEILFPLWRPDDAVWVHDYHLIPLAEELRKLGSIGRVGFFLHVPWPKFEVLHDVPVHKLLLKAMSSYDVIGFQTRNDLTNFYEAVNCCNEGGKLENDVVLLFGRRIKLGAYAVSIETLNFAKSAAAAAKQPSMRQMVESLQGQTLIISVDRLDYTKGILERVRAYETFLKGNPSYLRKVTYLQIAPISRSDVLEYQQLQAAVAEAVGKANGAIGTADWTPLRYINSGSSRDELGALFRLARVGFVTPIRDGMNLVAKEYIAAQDAANPGVLIISGFAGAAQELSAGIIVDPRNIQSMAQAIADALEMPLTERKDRWRNMMTWLLEHDINYWTNTYLNDLFS, encoded by the coding sequence ATGAAGTGTGTGAGGCCGCAAAACACACTTGGTTCATCTACGGTAAATTGTTCAGAATGCTGTGCGCTGACGGAGCATGAGTTTCTAGGATGCCCGGTCGACCCAATCGACACGCAGGGTCGTCTGATCGTAGTTTCCAACAGAATTCGCCGTGATGCGTCTCCTGGTAACAATTCAGGCGGGTTGGCCGTCGCCGTGAATGCTGCTTTGAAGTTGAGGGGAGGCATCTGGATGGGCTGGTCCGGAAATACTGACGCCGAGGCTACATCAACGAAAATGACTCGAGAGGGAAATGTAACGTACGTCGAAGTTGACCTCACCACCGCCGACGTCCGGGACTACTACAACGGCTTTTCCAATCAGACCCTTTGGCCTCTTTTTCACTCGTTTAAGGATCGTGCGGTTCTTAGCGAAGATTACGAGGTGGCCTACCGGCGGGTGAACGCCACCTTTGCGGAAATACTTTTTCCTTTGTGGCGTCCGGATGATGCAGTATGGGTGCATGATTACCACCTGATTCCACTGGCTGAAGAACTAAGGAAGCTAGGTTCCATAGGGCGTGTCGGTTTTTTTTTACATGTCCCGTGGCCGAAGTTCGAAGTGCTTCATGACGTGCCTGTACACAAGCTTTTGCTTAAAGCAATGTCCAGCTATGATGTGATAGGCTTTCAAACACGCAATGATTTGACAAATTTTTATGAGGCTGTGAATTGCTGCAATGAGGGTGGAAAACTAGAGAATGACGTTGTTCTCTTGTTTGGGCGGCGGATCAAACTGGGTGCGTACGCTGTTTCCATTGAAACCCTGAATTTCGCGAAGTCCGCTGCGGCTGCGGCGAAGCAGCCGTCGATGCGTCAAATGGTGGAAAGCTTGCAGGGGCAGACGCTGATTATATCAGTTGATCGCCTTGACTACACGAAGGGCATCCTGGAGCGTGTGAGGGCTTACGAAACGTTCCTTAAAGGTAACCCCTCGTATCTCAGGAAAGTGACTTATCTCCAGATCGCTCCCATATCCCGCTCCGACGTTCTGGAATATCAACAATTGCAAGCGGCGGTCGCGGAAGCGGTCGGCAAGGCAAATGGCGCAATCGGGACGGCGGACTGGACGCCTCTTCGCTATATCAATTCTGGTTCGTCTAGAGATGAGCTTGGCGCTCTTTTTAGGTTGGCGAGGGTTGGATTCGTAACGCCGATCAGGGATGGCATGAACCTCGTGGCGAAGGAATATATTGCAGCGCAAGACGCGGCCAACCCTGGCGTTTTAATTATTTCTGGGTTTGCTGGCGCCGCGCAAGAGCTTTCTGCGGGTATTATTGTAGATCCCCGAAATATTCAAAGTATGGCTCAGGCAATTGCAGACGCCTTAGAAATGCCGCTTACTGAGCGTAAAGATCGTTGGAGGAATATGATGACCTGGCTGTTGGAACACGATATCAACTACTGGACCAATACGTATCTTAATGACTTATTTAGCTAA
- a CDS encoding NAD/NADP-dependent octopine/nopaline dehydrogenase family protein — protein MKVLIIGAGNLGNAFAADLSSRNHRVSIWTHPSHPGNSIKIANEGLEAKGAVVGHFYPTILPDLGHAVSEAEAIIVTIPAKAGVKEELKVRLAEHDLASKILIWVPGLLASLVGVKLSTAATFEASNSPYGCRIDEGKAFIKAFKKVIEIAAFDADSETEYRSQVEALFPSRLEWRANILDVAMHNTNFITHPVTVIENAQRILAGESFRFYRDGMTPSVCEKMEKLDELRMSVIAKFNFAGISDIGLVNRWYGRNEPNYLAFARNSPSHNATLGVPSDMQHRYLTEDCRMLPFYRGLAEKFGINAEIADWVLAQARALAGEDFEETGLTLAKLDMEGLSGDEIVAKWGAN, from the coding sequence ATGAAAGTCCTTATTATCGGCGCCGGTAATCTTGGAAACGCGTTCGCCGCGGACTTATCCAGCCGAAATCATCGGGTTTCAATTTGGACTCACCCCAGTCATCCCGGCAACAGCATCAAGATTGCCAATGAAGGGCTAGAAGCAAAGGGGGCTGTTGTTGGGCATTTCTACCCCACCATTCTCCCAGACCTTGGCCATGCCGTATCCGAGGCAGAAGCAATCATTGTTACCATTCCCGCTAAGGCCGGCGTTAAGGAAGAGCTGAAGGTCAGGCTGGCTGAACATGACCTCGCAAGCAAGATCCTTATATGGGTTCCCGGACTTTTGGCGAGCCTGGTTGGGGTTAAGCTAAGCACTGCTGCCACGTTTGAGGCGTCCAACTCACCTTATGGCTGCCGTATCGATGAAGGTAAGGCTTTCATTAAGGCCTTTAAAAAGGTGATTGAGATTGCCGCTTTCGATGCTGACAGTGAGACGGAGTATCGAAGTCAAGTCGAAGCTCTCTTTCCAAGTAGGCTTGAATGGCGTGCAAACATACTGGATGTCGCCATGCACAACACCAATTTCATCACTCATCCGGTGACCGTGATAGAGAACGCCCAGCGCATCCTGGCTGGTGAGAGCTTTCGCTTTTATAGGGACGGTATGACCCCCTCCGTCTGTGAGAAGATGGAGAAACTTGATGAACTCCGCATGTCCGTTATTGCGAAGTTCAATTTTGCAGGGATTAGCGACATCGGTCTGGTCAATCGTTGGTATGGAAGGAACGAGCCAAACTATCTCGCGTTTGCGCGCAATTCTCCCTCTCACAATGCCACGCTTGGAGTTCCCTCCGACATGCAGCACCGTTACCTTACTGAAGACTGCCGGATGCTCCCCTTTTACAGAGGCCTTGCAGAAAAGTTCGGTATCAACGCCGAGATCGCGGACTGGGTTTTGGCTCAAGCACGGGCTTTAGCCGGAGAGGACTTCGAAGAAACCGGACTGACCCTAGCTAAACTGGATATGGAGGGTCTCTCTGGGGATGAAATCGTCGCGAAATGGGGTGCAAATTAA
- a CDS encoding recombinase family protein, with product MMHEKIAPHHLERKAILYVRQSSAHQVLHNRESSALQYAMRDRLAALGWSHIETVDDDLGRSAAGGVTRAGFDRMVAEVCLGKVGAVAAREVSRFARNSRDWQQLIEMCRVVDTVLVDQEAVYAPRQGNDRLLLGLKGSLNEYELDLLRQRSLSARYEKARRGELVVTVPAGFVKAGDRIEKDPNRRIQEAIALVFDKVTELGSARQALLWFLEQGLDLPVRCANGDVIWRRPNYATIHRMIANPIYGGAYAYGKSRSVPGYDGRSGIRRKARDEWLALIPDAHEGYISWERAEEIRKMVSDNVPASRHHGAPKHGDALLAGLFRCKRCGRKLTVRYTGANHNIPRYSCWRGLLDNGEPRCIAFGGLRVDDAIEEALLGVVEPGAIAAAVEAERNMANQRDQVQDALMRDLEAARYVADRAFRQYDAADPENRLVTSELEARWNKALTGVGEIEAKIAKHRTVTPHPFPMSASQVTALAGNLRAVWTAPTTDARLKKRIVRTLINEVVADLDDGTSEIVLVIHWVGGVHTELRLPKRHRSQRNATPDDIVDAVKQLVLIANDDVIAGVLNRNGLTTGNGNRWTRERVTALRSYRKIPVFRPQIDGVEPWLNLGGAAKLLGISPKTLRLAAEAGDIKGAHPLPDGPWIFSRSKLATPQARQILDRVRKNPRHPAGSPPDQENLFLSMT from the coding sequence ATGATGCATGAGAAGATCGCGCCGCATCATCTGGAGCGGAAGGCCATCCTCTATGTTCGGCAGTCCTCGGCTCACCAGGTTCTGCACAATCGAGAGAGCAGCGCCCTCCAGTACGCCATGCGCGACCGTCTGGCAGCGCTTGGATGGTCACATATAGAGACGGTGGATGACGACCTTGGTCGTTCGGCCGCCGGCGGCGTGACCCGCGCTGGATTTGATCGGATGGTGGCGGAAGTCTGCCTTGGCAAGGTAGGCGCCGTGGCCGCGCGTGAGGTATCGCGCTTCGCCCGGAACAGCCGCGATTGGCAGCAACTCATCGAGATGTGCCGCGTTGTCGATACCGTCCTGGTCGACCAGGAAGCAGTTTATGCGCCCCGCCAGGGCAACGACCGCCTGCTCTTGGGTTTGAAGGGCAGCCTCAACGAGTATGAACTCGATCTCTTGCGTCAGCGTTCCCTTTCCGCCCGCTATGAGAAGGCTCGCCGCGGTGAACTCGTCGTCACTGTTCCGGCCGGCTTCGTAAAGGCCGGTGACAGGATCGAGAAGGATCCCAATCGGCGCATCCAGGAAGCCATCGCACTCGTCTTCGACAAGGTCACCGAACTCGGGAGTGCCCGGCAGGCCTTGCTATGGTTCCTTGAGCAGGGATTGGACCTGCCCGTCAGGTGCGCCAACGGTGACGTCATCTGGCGCAGGCCAAATTATGCCACCATCCACCGGATGATTGCGAACCCGATCTACGGCGGCGCTTATGCTTATGGTAAGAGTCGTTCCGTACCAGGATACGATGGCCGATCTGGAATTCGCCGCAAGGCGCGTGATGAATGGCTGGCGCTGATCCCGGATGCGCACGAAGGTTACATCAGTTGGGAACGGGCGGAGGAGATCCGCAAGATGGTCAGCGACAATGTACCGGCCAGTCGCCATCATGGAGCGCCGAAGCATGGCGACGCTCTGCTTGCCGGCCTGTTCCGCTGCAAAAGGTGCGGCCGGAAGCTGACGGTTCGTTACACAGGAGCCAACCATAACATCCCGCGCTATTCCTGTTGGCGAGGGTTGCTCGACAACGGCGAACCACGTTGCATCGCCTTCGGCGGTCTGCGGGTCGATGACGCGATCGAAGAGGCACTTCTCGGCGTGGTCGAGCCAGGAGCCATTGCCGCCGCCGTCGAGGCGGAACGCAATATGGCCAACCAACGCGATCAGGTTCAGGATGCCCTGATGCGCGACCTCGAGGCAGCACGCTATGTAGCCGACCGGGCATTCCGGCAATATGACGCGGCCGATCCAGAGAATAGGCTGGTGACGTCGGAGCTGGAAGCACGCTGGAACAAGGCGCTGACTGGCGTCGGTGAGATCGAGGCCAAGATTGCCAAACATCGGACAGTTACGCCGCATCCGTTCCCCATGTCCGCATCACAGGTAACCGCACTTGCGGGAAACCTTCGCGCCGTCTGGACGGCGCCGACAACCGATGCAAGGCTGAAGAAGCGCATCGTGCGCACGCTCATCAATGAAGTGGTCGCCGATCTCGATGATGGAACCTCTGAGATCGTCCTCGTCATTCATTGGGTTGGAGGCGTCCACACCGAACTGCGCCTGCCGAAGCGACACCGTAGCCAAAGAAATGCGACCCCTGACGACATTGTCGACGCTGTGAAACAGCTCGTCTTGATCGCCAATGATGATGTGATTGCCGGTGTCCTCAATCGCAACGGACTGACGACCGGCAATGGCAATCGCTGGACACGGGAGCGGGTCACCGCGCTGAGGTCATATCGCAAGATTCCGGTCTTCCGTCCGCAGATCGACGGGGTTGAGCCATGGCTTAATCTGGGCGGTGCGGCGAAGTTACTCGGGATATCGCCAAAGACGCTGCGTCTGGCGGCCGAGGCTGGCGATATTAAGGGGGCTCATCCGCTACCCGATGGCCCATGGATCTTCAGCCGTTCCAAACTCGCGACCCCGCAAGCACGTCAGATTCTCGATCGTGTACGGAAGAACCCTCGCCACCCCGCGGGATCGCCTCCAGATCAGGAAAATCTATTTCTTTCAATGACATAG